The Pan paniscus chromosome 22, NHGRI_mPanPan1-v2.0_pri, whole genome shotgun sequence genomic interval TCCAGTGCCTATTTAAAGGGAGGGATGAGGAGCACTGGAAGCTCCTAGGCTGTGAAGGCATCAGGCCTGGCAATCAGTGGGAAACCAGGGCGACCCCAAGGACTGAAGACCGACGCCCCCTTCCCTTCGAAGTCTGGGGCCTCCCTTAGTGCTGGGCCCCTGAGACCCCCTCAATGCAGGGGTAGGGGACCAGAAAACATGGCtgactttaatttacattttttccccATAATGACTTTAGATCTCTCTGGATTGGAGCCAAATTTGATTTgattaagagaaataaagaaatgcagCCTTCTTAATCCATAAGAGTCATGCTGTAAATTTACGCCTATAACAACGGTTTTCTGGAACACATGAGTCAGACTCATGTTCCCTTTTCAGTCTGAAATGTGGGGTTGTGCATTGTACTTCCACAAGGAGATCATGCTTTTGTTGAAACAACCTTGGTTAAGAAATCCTAGTCCCAAAGATTTGGGTGGATACAGGCATCTCTCATGGCCAAGGTTGTAATGTGGCAAAGAGGGGCTCAGAGGACCCGAGGAATGGCGAGagccagagagaagggagagCCGGGTGCTGCATTCTTACACCTGTTTCCTGAGTGTGGGAACCAAGGTCTTACGAAGGTCAACTTCCTGTCTGAGCTGGCCAGCTTTTGGATGACGGAGCCACGCATATCCCTTCCTGTGTGCCAGTTCCTGTTTCCCATGGGATTCCATCTTGGCCCTCTGGGTCTGACATCACCTTTCATCCAATCCAGCTAGGACCCAGTTAACACAAGCCCTGTAGAGTGATGGTTCTGCAAAGAGCCGAATATGGCCACGAAGCAATTCCCTGAGTTATTTGGATATAGTCTGGACATAAATGTGCTTAGATTATAGGTCATGTGTCTTCTTGAGTTAATGTATTCACCCCTTGCCTacctgtctgggttcaaatcctgggtcTTTTTCTCacttgctctgtgaccctgggcaagtaaCTTAGTCTCTTTGTGCTTtagttttctcctttgtaaaatggggttaagAATAATATTTAGctagtgcggtggctcacccttataatcccagcactttgggaggctgaggcaggaggattgcttgagccagcccgggagttggagatcagcctgggcaaaacagtgagaccctgtctctaaaaaaaaaaaaaaaaaattagtcagctgtgtggtggtggacacctgtagtcccagctactcaggaggctgagatgggaggattggttgagcccaggaggctggactgcagtgagctgtgattgagtcactgaactccagcttgggtgacagagcaagaccctatctcaaaaaaccaaaacaaaacagaaaaaaaataatactatttatcTCACATTGGATCAAATTAGTAGATGAAAAGTATGCCTGATACATagtaagtgatcaataaatagTAATCCCTATTACTTTCACCTGAGGAAGAAAGCGAGCCATGTTATTTCAGTAGTGACAGAATTCAGAGAAAGAgtttgaaaaagttattttttcatggcagggtgcggtggcttgctcttgtaatcccagcactttgggaggccaaggtaggtggatcacttgaggccaggtgttcaagaccagcctggccaacatggtgaaatgccgtctctactaaaaatacaaaaattaggcaggcatggtggcaggtgcctgtaatctcagctactcaggaggctgaactgggaggatcccttgaacctgggaggtggatgttgcagtgagtcgagattgtgccactgcactccagcctgggtgacagagcaagactccatctcaaaacaaagttattttttctttcatttgtaacaGGTCTATTAACTAGAATAACTTCATAAAACGCTTTCTGGATGGTGCCCATCAAGCAAAGACTGACAGTATCATTCTGTTGGTAGaaaatttttttcctcctctttatgGATTcagatttattccttttttatagctTAAAGAATAGATGACAACTGCTTGTTTTATCCTAAATAAATGAGGACCTCTCAGATCTCAATGCCTGGCCTAAATAGCATGGCAGATCCCAGCCTCCTCAGCTTCTCTGTGGTCAGATAAAGGCCAAGATGTGTGGCACCCACTCCTTCCAGAAGAGTCAGGGTCTACAGGTTcatacaaaacaaacaagaagccagaagcagtggctcatgctggtaatcccagcactttgggaggctgaggcaggaggatcatttgaggtcaggatttcaaaaccaccctggccaacatggtgaaaccccatctctactaaaaatgcaaaaattagccgggtgtggtggcgtgcacctgtagtcccagctacttgggaggctgagtcaggagaatcgcttgaacccgggaggtagaggttgcagtgagtggagactgtgccactgcactccagcctgggcacacagagcaagactccatctcaaacaaacaaacaaaaaagaaatatgtaagtATGTGTACAGCTGTTCCTTCAATCCTCCACTCTTCAATATTGCTAGGAGGCCCCTGAGGGATTTTATCACAACATAGTTTATTAGGTATAAATGGCAGAGCCTAAAGCAATCAGAAGAGGGCTGCCTGGTGGGCACATGTTACCGGTGTGAGCCTTGGCCAGTGGAGAAGCAGGTGCCTGACCCACTCAGGCCAGGAGGAGGCACCAAGTCAGGAGAGCGTTAGCAGGCCTCAGGCCTTGCTGATTCCGGGGCTCTGGGCTGTGGGCTGCTTGGCCTGCCCTTTTGACACCAGTTCTCAAGCCTCTTGACCACTGTACTAGAGCCTCCCTGGCACTGATGCCCGGGTCTCAGCAGGCCACTCAAGCGAGCCTGGCCAGCTGGCTACTGCGGCTCTTCCCTGCACGCAGTGACTGCTGGAACCCTGACTCCCAGACCACAGAGACTAGAGGGACTTCACATGACAGCCCCTCTGTGTGTAGGTCTCAGGCCAAGCCCTTCCATGGAGTGAGCTGTTTCATTCCCCATTCAGAGCCTCAGGTTCGGGACAGAGGCATGAGCAGGTGCTGTCCAAGGTGGGCCAAGGACATGAGCCCATGTGGATGTGAGAGCAGGCCCAGGCTCCCTGGGCTGCTGGGGGGTGTGTGTCACCATGTGACTTAGATCACGGCCAGCAGGGATCAGCAGTGTTCTCAGAGCCATCAGGCCTCCCCCAGCTTCCCAGACATTTTTCGCAGCTGCAGGAACAGCCACAGATGCTAGGACCTGTTCTCATGGCAGCCAGGACTGGCCACCCCAGAAAAGAAGCCAGTGAAGTCCCAGTGGGGCCCTTGGGGGTAAGCGGCGCTCCTAACTGGGCTTTTTGCCAAAGCCTAGAAAGCTAAGACACCGGCCATGTTTCACTccgtttttcctttttttttttttttttttttttgagacagagtctcactctgtcgcccaggctggagtgcagtggttcaatctcggctcattgcaacctctgccttctgagttcaagtgattctcctgtttcagcctcctgagtagctgggattacaggtgcccacgaccgcacccagctaatttttgtatttttataagagatgaggtttcagcatgttggtcaggctgctctcaaactctgacctcaggtgatccgcccgcctcagcctcccaaagtgctgggattacaggcatgagccaccatgcccggccctgtttCCTTCTGACTGGTAAAAAGGTCCCCTTTTTACCAGTGGGGACCTATTGctcacaggaagaaaaaaacatcGTCCTTATTTTGTGACTTCTGGCAACTGTCTTTTTCCGAGGAAGCCCCTTCCCTTCTGCCCTGCCTCTGAGTTCAAGCCGGGATGCAGCTCCTAGTGTTTCCAAGCGTCTTACAGATGGAGATCAGCCCTGTCTTCCTCCAACATCCCCACCCCGCATCGGAGTCAGGACTCCACGGTGCTGTAGTCAGCACGGCTGCATGGTCCTGCAACCCTGAGCCCCAGTGGGCTCTGACTGTGGTTACCAGCACCTTAGGAGACAGAGTAACTGTCTGGAAGCAGAAACAGAGACTGTCCATTTCATAAACAGCCACATCCACAAGGTTTATTCCTGGATCACAAACCAACCCCACTGACCAAACTCCCAAGTCACTTTATATTAAACTTGTTATCAAATcacccacataaatatatatataataaatacaaaaacagacaggatttttttttccagtctttggTATAGAGAGCTTTCTCCTCCTCTTATTTCCCCCTCTGTCCCTGTGCTCTAAAGACATTTCCTCGCATTCACATTATTTCCTTGGATACAAAAATTGCCCAGAAGTAAACTTTGTGCTGGAACCCCTGCCTCCATTGACAGTCCCGCCGGGGACCCAGCCCACAGCAGCCCAGGGGAGAAGCAGGCTGTGGGGACTCACACGTAGTCGTTCAGCCTGTACCCGCTGTGCGTGGCCGAAGTCACTGAGGGGGCCCGATTGTCTTTGTAGGCAGCTGGTGGCTGGTAGGCAGGTGCGGTGTTTGCAGTGGTCGTGGTGGCCCTGGGCGGGGCCTGGTAGGGCCTGTAGGGTGCCTCGTCCTGGCAGGACAGGCAAAGCAGGGTGCCACCAATGAGCGAGAGGGACGAGGAGATGAAGCCCAGGTACAGGGCCTGGCCAATCTCGAACTTCATGCCGCTGGGCAGCAGCGGGTTGTAGAAGTTCTGCACCACGTCGTTGGTGGTCCAGGAGACGGCCACCATGCACAGGAGGCCGGCCAGGATGAAGAGGGTGCCGCCGAGGATGGCAAAGGTGGTCTTGGCGGGTGTGCCCTTGGCGCAGCGCGTGCACTTCATCCCGATGACGGCGCAGGCGCAGGCTATGCCCGAGAGCAGGCAGGAGATGACCATGAGGGCACGGGCAGCCTGGAGGTCTTGGGGCAGCGCCAGCAGGGATCGGTAGATCTGGCACTGGTAGATGCCTGTGCTGTGCCACACACACTCCATCCAGAGCCCTTTCAGGTAGGACACGGCCGTGAGGATGTTGGTGCCCACGTGCGCTGTCCTCCGCCAGTGCGGCAGGATGGTGGTGATCAACGTGCCCACCATGCCCAGGAAGCTGAGCAGGAAGCCCAGGAGTTGCACGGCCGTGCTGGCCATGGTGCAGCTGCCTGCCTAGGCCAGCTGGGCAGCTCCCTGGGCCCTCGGGGTCACGCCGCTCCTCAGGTGCCAGCCGGAGCCCTAATGAAGCCAAGGGAGGCGGGagcagggagagaaaggaaatggGTTAAAGATTATCTCATGCACTTATTTCTGTCACCGAAACCAAGTTTTTCATAGGCGGTTGGTGTGGCAATTAGCATGTTCtcaaaaatagtttctgagacTTCACTGGTTGGGAGAGTAACTGCTTTCCTGGGAAGGCGGGATCTGAAGGGATGACAGCCGGACGCTGGCCTCAGGGAAGGGTTCCAGCCACCTGCCGGAAGTTCTGCTTATGTCCACCCTTGAGCACTGCTGCTGCATTGGCATCTCCTGTCCTTCCTGGTTCATCAGTAACCAGGAATAACAGTTGTTAAATCAACATGTATTATTCATGCCTTGGACTGACAGTGCTAAGGTGTGTGCCAGCTGTGACTTAGAATATAGCCCTGGGCGGTTGTCAGGATGAGGGGTTT includes:
- the CLDN14 gene encoding claudin-14, whose amino-acid sequence is MASTAVQLLGFLLSFLGMVGTLITTILPHWRRTAHVGTNILTAVSYLKGLWMECVWHSTGIYQCQIYRSLLALPQDLQAARALMVISCLLSGIACACAVIGMKCTRCAKGTPAKTTFAILGGTLFILAGLLCMVAVSWTTNDVVQNFYNPLLPSGMKFEIGQALYLGFISSSLSLIGGTLLCLSCQDEAPYRPYQAPPRATTTTANTAPAYQPPAAYKDNRAPSVTSATHSGYRLNDYV